The Vicia villosa cultivar HV-30 ecotype Madison, WI linkage group LG1, Vvil1.0, whole genome shotgun sequence genome includes a region encoding these proteins:
- the LOC131657223 gene encoding zinc finger BED domain-containing protein RICESLEEPER 2-like, translating to MRLKRNTDKDVVQSRLNIGGGSDDSTPSIATWTYNHARLHKRVLPFKNVPPPHSREVLCRELIKVMDDWGIRDKAISISVDNASANDNCIARLKRYYSGRRNLPLNGKLFHVRCCAHILNLLVQDGLDMIKETVDKIRNCVKYLLNSETRCKAFKKFIDELQLEGRKQMLGTKTRWNSTWLILSTAYHYRDVWPRYAEENDVHDICKFLEVFADVTSIISGTSYPTANLFLDELYRVKVLLDKPASISNNPHPQALANEMKVKYDKYWSESNTLISIVLF from the exons ATGAGGTTGAAACGTAATACTGATAAAGACGTGGTACAGTCTAGGTTAAATATAGGTGGTGGTAGTGATGATAGTACACCTAGTATTGCAACTTGGACTTATAATCATGCTAGG CTTCACAAAAGAGTTTTGCCTTTTAAGAATGTGCCACCACCACATTCTAGGGAGGTTCTTTGTAGGGAGTTGATTAAAGTGATGGATGATTGGGGTATAAGGGATAAGGCTATATCAATTTCTGTTGATAATGCTAGTGCAAATGATAATTGTATTGCTAGGTTGAAGAGATATTATTCTGGTAGGAGAAATCTACCACTGAATGGAAAGTTGTTTCATGTGAGATGTTGTGCACACATCTTGAATTTGCTGGTTCAAGATGGTCTTGATATGATTAAGGAGACTGTTGATAAAATAAGAAATTGTGTCAAATACTTGTTAAATTCTGAAACTAGATGCAAAGCTTTCAAGAAATTTATTGATGAGTTGCAACTTGAAGGCAGAAAACAGATGTTGGGTACTAAGACTAGGTGGAACTCCACTTGGTTGATATTGTCCACTGCATACCATTACAGAGATGTTTGGCCTAGATATGCTGAAGAAAATG ATGTTCATGATATTTGCAAGTTTTTGGAAGTTTTTGCTGATGTTACTTCTATTATTAGTGGTACATCTTACCCTACTGCTAACTTGTTTTTGGATGAGTTGTACAGGGTTAAGGTTTTACTTGATAAACCTGCAAGTATATCTAATAATCCCCATCCACAGGCCCTTGCTAATGAGATGAAGGTGAAATATGACAAATATTGGTCCGAGTCTAACACATTGATTTCTATTGTGCTGTTCTAG
- the LOC131657233 gene encoding uncharacterized protein LOC131657233 has product MIYKWGMHAGTYYEGGEKFKVVKLQTLRRKYELLSKGKDEKVAEYMSKVQKRVHLMKGYGETLTDKMIVEKVMYTLTSHFDHVIVAIQEFNQLETLKLEDLVGSLEAHVIRIVERKGVQDSIQALQAQLWKKNGGSNKFKGKFDKNQGKNPWSNPHKQHVEDKTFEPSKEEGENYRKDKEDKKRKYNGSTKGKDEGANLALQDSDDSEGGMVVMAAITDNHVESKIWFVEVEGFSNIPDRVEVEEGVAATSQRPQRTRILPSILKDYEVAGDDEVTPDGELFHFALLAGDESINYS; this is encoded by the exons ATGATTTACAAATGGGGGATGCATGCTGGCACA tattatgaaggaggtgagaaaTTCAAGGTTGTCAAATTACAGACCTTGCGTCGAAAATATGAATTATTGTCGAAGGGAAAAGACGAAAAGGTTGCAGAGTATATGTCAAAGGTGCAGAAACGCGTCCATCTCATGAAGGGTTATGGTGAAACCCTAActgataagatgatagttgagaaggtaatgtATACGTTGACTTCTCACTTTGATCACGTTATCGTAGCTATTCAAGAATTCAATCAActtgaaaccctaaaattggaagatttggttggttcgtTGGAAGCACATGTGATTAGGATTGTCGAAAGGAAAGGAGTTCAAGATTCGATACAAGCTTTGCAAGCTCAGTTATGGAAAAagaatggtggttccaacaaattTAAAGGCAAATTCGACAAGAATCAGGGCAAGAATCCTTGGTCAAACCCTCACAAGCAACATGTGGAAGATAAGACTTTTGAACCCTCAAAAGAGGAAGGAGAAAACTATCGaaaggacaaagaagataaaaag AGAAAATATAATGGATCGACAAAAGGCAAAGACGAAGGAGCGAACCTTGCACTCCAAGATTCAGATGATTCTGAAGGAGGTATGGTGGTTATGGCTGCAATCACGGATAACCATGTTGAATCCAAGATCTGGTTTG TCGAAGTCGAAGGATTTTCCAACATTCCTGACAGAGTCGAAGTTGAAGAGGGTGTGGCTGCTACAAGCCAAAGACCTCAAAGAACTCGAATTCTTCCATCAATACTTAAAGACTATGAAGTAGCTGGTGATGATGAAGTCACGCCAGATGGAGAATTATTTCATTTTGCTTTACTTGCAGGTGATGAATCAATCAACTATAGCTAG